From Glycine soja cultivar W05 chromosome 4, ASM419377v2, whole genome shotgun sequence, the proteins below share one genomic window:
- the LOC114409295 gene encoding uncharacterized protein LOC114409295, which yields MDSGNSGSISSSDDEYDSSSHAHPSFLNHFGSISDPQQPSLVPSHPSMFDLSSNYLHSLSQSHPNPHNSFLNLDSQGQRSEPNCTLHESLPSSSAIPTTTNQYLLGHDNVNNNARQQLPSSPQTNNLIRNSKKRSRASRRAPTTVLTTDTNNFRSMVQEFTGIPAPPFSPSFSRRIPLRPNPLLSTTSSRTLLHNNSIYVSPNNNSLNYQLLPDLSLPYQPPPQNLMQNIHPIPSFHPSSSLHTLVPTGFGAKSLSTMPTLDAHDLVGAHVQGHHENVVSEGMFLRSDGGGTGGGRRDPFRC from the coding sequence ATGGATTCTGGCAACAGTGGAAGCATCTCTTCTAGCGATGATGAATACGATTCATCATCACACGCTCATCCATCGTTCCTCAATCATTTTGGTTCCATCTCCGACCCGCAACAACCATCTCTTGTTCCTTCTCATCCCTCAATGTTTGATCTTTCCTCAAACTATCTCCACTCTCTCTCACAATCCCACCCAAACCCCCATAATTCCTTCTTAAACTTAGACTCTCAAGGCCAAAGATCTGAACCCAATTGCACCCTCCATGAAAGCCTCCCATCTTCATCAGCaataccaacaacaacaaatcaaTACTTGTTGGGCCACGACAACGTTAATAATAATGCAAGACAACAACTCCCATCATCCCCACAGACCAACAACCTCATACGCAACTCGAAGAAACGAAGCAGAGCTTCAAGGCGTGCACCCACCACCGTTCTCACCACCGACACCAACAACTTCAGATCCATGGTTCAAGAGTTCACCGGAATCCCTGCACCCCCTTTCTCACCTTCCTTCTCTCGCCGCATCCCTCTTCGCCCAAACCCTTTGCTTTCAACAACTTCATCAAGGACTTTGTTACATAACAACAGCATCTATGTTTCTCCTAATAATAACTCCCTTAATTACCAACTACTTCCCGATCTATCTTTACCCTATCAGCCCCCACCACAGAATCTCATGCAAAATATTCACCCTATTCCCTCATTCCacccctcttcttctcttcatacTCTTGTCCCTACAGGGTTTGGTGCAAAGTCTTTATCCACCATGCCCACGCTTGATGCGCATGATCTGGTGGGTGCACATGTACAAGGTCATCATGAGAATGTGGTTTCTGAGGGCATGTTTCTGAGGAGTGACGGCGGTGGAACTGGAGGAGGGAGAAGAGACCCGTTTAGGTGCTGA
- the LOC114410527 gene encoding uncharacterized protein LOC114410527 — MDSGNSGSISSSDDEYDSSSHAHPSFLNHFGSISDPQQPSLVPSHPSMFDLSSNYLHSLSQSHPNPHNSFLNLDSQGQRSEPNCTLHESLPSSSAIPTTTNQYLLGHDNVNNNARQQLPSSPQTNNLIRNSKKRSRASRRAPTTVLTTDTNNFRSMVQEFTGIPAPPFSPSFSRRIPLRPNPLLSTTSSRTLLHNNSIYVSPNNNSLNYQLLPDLSLPYQPPPQNLMQNIHPIPSFHPSSSLHTLVPTGFGAKSLSTMPTLDAHDLVGAHVQGHHEHVVSEGMFLRSDGGGTGGGRRDPFRCLDNENNNNYGGCKLNISVSASSNLNHEKNLENGNSPREGAVEAWICSSDQ, encoded by the coding sequence ATGGATTCTGGCAACAGTGGAAGCATCTCTTCTAGCGATGATGAATACGATTCATCATCACACGCTCATCCATCGTTCCTCAATCATTTTGGTTCCATCTCCGACCCGCAACAACCATCTCTTGTTCCTTCTCATCCCTCAATGTTTGATCTTTCCTCAAACTATCTCCACTCTCTCTCACAATCCCACCCAAACCCCCATAATTCCTTCTTAAACTTAGACTCTCAAGGCCAAAGATCTGAACCCAATTGCACCCTCCATGAAAGCCTCCCATCTTCATCAGCaataccaacaacaacaaatcaaTACTTGTTGGGCCACGACAACGTTAATAATAATGCAAGACAACAACTCCCATCATCCCCACAGACCAACAACCTCATACGCAACTCGAAGAAACGAAGCAGAGCTTCAAGGCGTGCACCCACCACCGTTCTCACCACCGACACCAACAACTTCAGATCCATGGTTCAAGAGTTCACCGGAATCCCTGCACCCCCTTTCTCACCTTCCTTCTCTCGCCGCATCCCTCTTCGCCCAAACCCTTTGCTTTCAACAACTTCATCAAGGACTTTGTTACATAACAACAGCATCTATGTTTCTCCTAATAATAACTCCCTTAATTACCAACTACTTCCCGATCTATCTTTACCCTATCAGCCCCCACCACAGAATCTCATGCAAAATATTCACCCTATTCCCTCATTCCacccctcttcttctcttcatacTCTTGTCCCTACAGGGTTTGGTGCAAAGTCTTTATCCACCATGCCCACGCTTGATGCGCATGATCTGGTGGGTGCACATGTACAAGGTCATCATGAGCATGTGGTTTCTGAGGGCATGTTTCTGAGGAGTGACGGCGGTGGAACTGGAGGAGGGAGAAGAGATCCGTTTAGGTGCTTAGATAatgagaataataataattatggcGGTTGCAAGCTCAACATCTCGGTTTCTGCATCGAGCAACTTGAACCATGAGAAGAACTTGGAAAATGGAAATTCCCCTAGGGAAGGAGCTGTCGAAGCGTGGATTTGTTCTTCTGATCAATAG
- the LOC114410528 gene encoding protein MAIN-LIKE 1-like, whose protein sequence is MSEDAPQMTADVDATVAEDLGRDGAEGSHADERFPGGPRDPSVLTSFVEHVAHAIWTKQERPELKLVSHGRKVALIGRPVPEIEGLVVATGLSPLIGCSIVTGDPGLISAFVEKWHKETSTFHLPVGELMITLDDVSSLLHRPISGAFHSFEALSVDETVFLLMEFLEVFGEEGRAETVRTRGAYVRLS, encoded by the exons ATGAGTGAAGATGCGCCTCAGATGACTGCGGACGTAGATGCGACTGTTGCAGAGGACTTAGGTCGTGATGGTGCTGAAGGGTCACATGCTGATGAGAGATTCCCTGGTGGGCCCCGTGACCCATCAGTTCTGACTTCATTTGTAGAGCATGTCGCACATGCCATTTGGACTAAACAG gagcgtCCTGAGTTGAAGTTGGTGTCGCACGGGAGGAAGGTGGCATTaattgggaggccagtgcctgagattgaagggCTGGTTGtcgccacaggattaagtccattGATCGGGTGTTCAATTGTAACCggcgatcctggacttatatccgcatttgtggagaaGTGGCACAAGGAGAccagcaccttccaccttccagtAGGAGAGTTGATGATCACACTAGATGATGTGTCATCACTCCTCCATCGCCCTATCAGTGGCGCCTTCCACAGCTTCGAGGCTCTTTCCGTGGACGAGACAGTATTTTTGTTGATGGAGTTTCTTGAGGTGTTCGGTGAGGAGGGTAGAGCCGAGACAGTACGAACGCGCGGGGCATATGTACGCCTCTCATGA